From the genome of Methylocystis bryophila, one region includes:
- the mgtA gene encoding magnesium-translocating P-type ATPase, producing the protein MLGAAVSRDFGGHDLVRLSTFGFLARSRWFSFLIFFELVVFGPVLLSAPALAKNDLWMGCRGTDLDARITSCSQLITREKRETKSDRVTAYINRASGYRAKGDYDRALADLDRALRLDPKSAPALMERASIYLARGEFDRAIADYDTTLKLDEDAAPAHGGRARAYRDKGDLEKALADFDQAVRLDPKSASTHVDCGAIYQAQGDFDRAIADYDAAIQIDPGDVDALLGRADAHRGKQDLEGAKQDLEAVLRLAPQLTAAKGPLNEVNGLIAKSAAPATSTTPPAVPEPAPAIRPILLALLALAALLGLFTILLINFRTKPVDKSGRSGADQHARPRDGYLAEVSRLQPSDACARAESSPEGLSQTEADARLTKFGPNLIAREAKATVLQELWSRARNPLNALLISLATVSYFSGDVRAAVVIASMVVLAIGTAFIQEHRSNEAAAKLRAMVHTTASVRRTPNDTNVPFAEIPIERLVPGDIVRLSAGDIIPAELRLLEAKDLFINQSTLTGEAMPAEKYAQATDHDCEDPFDLPNICFMGANVVSGFGMGLILRTGPKTFFGQLAHQIAGRRVPTAFDQGINKFTWLMIRFILVMVPTVFLINGLTKHDWLEALLFAVAVAVGLTPEMLPMIVTVNLAKGAIAMSGKKVIVKRLNAIQNFGAMDVLCTDKTGTLTQDRIILKRCLDIYGEDSDRVLEYAYLNSHFQSGLKNLLDVAVLEHHELAAAIRPDHHFKKIDEIPFDFNRRRMSVLVQGDDGKHLLICKGAVEEVFSISKRYEAGTDCGLLDTSHFDAAKRETAELNADGFRVIAVAYKEMPPEQTVYAVADESNLTLLGYIAFLDPPKESAAQAISDLAKAGVSVKILTGDNETVTRKICKDVGLKVDRIVLGSEIEHLSDDALSDLATATIVFAKLSPPQKAKVIEALHRKGHVVGYLGDGINDGPALKVADVGISVDTAVDIAKESADIILLEKNLLVLDEGVIEGRRVFANITKYIKMGASSNFGNMFSVLGASIFLPFLPMAPIQVLSNNLLYDFSQTTIPTDNVDEEYLASPRKWDISNIFKFMIFIGPISSIFDYATYGMMLFVFNAWTSPSLFQTGWFVESLLTQTLIIHIIRTARIPFLQSHASPALIATTIIICAIGIALPYTWVGSVLGFTPLPSLYWPLVGAMLLTYAVLTHFVKVWFIRSWGL; encoded by the coding sequence ATGCTTGGCGCGGCCGTCTCACGTGATTTTGGCGGTCACGACTTGGTGCGCCTCTCGACTTTCGGCTTTCTCGCCAGGTCCCGCTGGTTTTCCTTTCTCATTTTTTTCGAACTTGTGGTTTTCGGTCCCGTTTTGCTCAGTGCGCCAGCTCTCGCCAAGAACGACCTCTGGATGGGTTGCCGCGGTACGGACCTCGACGCGCGGATAACAAGTTGCTCGCAGCTTATTACGCGCGAAAAGCGAGAGACCAAGAGCGATCGGGTTACGGCCTATATCAATCGGGCCTCCGGCTATCGGGCCAAGGGCGATTACGATCGCGCTCTCGCCGATCTCGATAGGGCGCTTCGACTCGATCCGAAGTCGGCGCCAGCGCTCATGGAACGCGCGTCGATCTACCTTGCAAGAGGCGAGTTCGACCGCGCCATCGCGGATTACGACACGACGCTAAAGCTCGACGAGGATGCTGCGCCCGCGCATGGCGGTCGGGCCAGAGCTTATCGCGACAAGGGAGATCTCGAGAAAGCGCTGGCCGATTTCGATCAGGCCGTGAGGCTGGATCCAAAATCAGCGTCAACACACGTCGATTGTGGCGCCATCTATCAGGCCCAAGGCGATTTCGATCGGGCCATCGCCGATTACGATGCGGCGATCCAGATCGATCCGGGCGATGTGGACGCCTTACTCGGCCGGGCCGACGCTCATCGCGGCAAACAAGATCTCGAGGGCGCCAAACAAGACCTCGAAGCCGTGTTGAGACTCGCCCCGCAGCTTACTGCAGCCAAAGGCCCTCTCAATGAGGTCAATGGGCTCATCGCCAAGAGTGCCGCGCCGGCGACCTCAACGACCCCGCCAGCCGTCCCCGAGCCCGCACCCGCCATACGTCCCATATTGCTTGCGCTTCTAGCGCTCGCCGCTTTGCTCGGATTATTTACGATACTATTGATAAACTTCAGGACGAAACCGGTCGACAAATCCGGACGTTCTGGGGCCGACCAACACGCCCGCCCCCGCGACGGTTATCTCGCCGAGGTCAGTCGACTACAGCCGAGCGACGCCTGCGCGAGGGCGGAATCCAGTCCCGAAGGCCTGTCTCAGACGGAGGCCGACGCGCGTCTCACAAAATTCGGACCCAATCTCATCGCCCGTGAGGCCAAGGCGACTGTCCTTCAAGAACTTTGGAGTCGCGCTCGGAATCCGCTGAACGCGCTCCTGATCTCCTTGGCGACGGTTTCCTACTTTTCAGGGGACGTCCGCGCCGCCGTCGTCATCGCCTCGATGGTCGTCCTTGCGATCGGAACCGCCTTCATCCAAGAACACCGATCGAACGAGGCGGCGGCCAAACTGCGCGCCATGGTTCACACGACGGCGAGCGTCAGGCGAACCCCAAATGATACGAATGTCCCCTTCGCAGAAATTCCCATTGAGCGCCTCGTGCCGGGAGACATCGTTAGACTTTCGGCCGGCGACATAATTCCGGCCGAACTCCGCCTGCTCGAAGCCAAGGATCTGTTCATCAACCAGTCGACGCTAACGGGCGAAGCCATGCCCGCCGAGAAATATGCGCAGGCGACCGATCACGACTGCGAGGACCCTTTCGACCTACCGAACATCTGTTTCATGGGCGCCAACGTCGTGTCGGGTTTCGGCATGGGCCTCATCCTGCGGACCGGCCCAAAAACGTTTTTCGGACAGCTTGCCCACCAGATTGCTGGGCGGCGCGTGCCGACCGCCTTCGACCAGGGCATCAACAAGTTCACTTGGCTGATGATCCGCTTCATTCTGGTGATGGTCCCGACAGTTTTCCTCATCAATGGCCTGACAAAACATGACTGGCTGGAGGCGCTGCTCTTCGCGGTGGCGGTAGCCGTCGGACTGACGCCAGAGATGCTGCCGATGATCGTCACGGTGAACCTCGCCAAAGGCGCGATCGCCATGTCAGGCAAGAAGGTCATCGTCAAACGCCTCAACGCCATCCAAAACTTCGGAGCAATGGATGTTCTCTGCACAGATAAGACCGGGACGCTGACGCAGGATCGAATCATTTTAAAGCGATGTCTGGACATATATGGCGAAGATTCGGATCGCGTTCTCGAATACGCCTACCTCAACAGCCACTTTCAATCCGGGCTCAAGAACCTGCTTGACGTCGCGGTTCTCGAACACCACGAATTGGCCGCCGCGATCCGACCAGACCATCATTTCAAAAAAATCGACGAAATTCCCTTCGATTTCAACCGCAGGCGAATGTCAGTCCTCGTCCAGGGCGATGATGGAAAGCATTTACTCATTTGCAAGGGCGCCGTGGAGGAGGTGTTTTCAATCTCCAAGCGTTACGAAGCGGGGACCGATTGCGGGCTCTTGGACACATCTCACTTCGACGCCGCCAAGCGCGAGACGGCGGAACTAAACGCCGATGGCTTCCGGGTGATCGCTGTCGCTTACAAGGAGATGCCGCCGGAGCAAACAGTCTATGCCGTCGCCGACGAGAGCAATCTGACGCTTCTCGGCTATATCGCTTTTCTTGATCCCCCCAAGGAAAGCGCCGCGCAGGCTATTTCGGATCTCGCCAAGGCCGGCGTCTCCGTCAAGATCCTCACCGGTGACAATGAAACTGTCACCCGCAAAATATGCAAGGACGTCGGGCTGAAGGTCGATCGCATCGTGCTCGGATCCGAGATCGAGCATCTAAGCGACGACGCGCTTTCGGACCTTGCAACGGCCACGATCGTGTTCGCGAAATTGTCGCCGCCGCAGAAAGCCAAAGTCATCGAGGCCCTACATCGCAAAGGACATGTCGTCGGCTATCTCGGCGATGGGATAAACGACGGCCCAGCGTTGAAAGTGGCGGATGTAGGAATCTCAGTCGATACCGCCGTCGATATCGCGAAGGAATCCGCCGACATCATTCTGCTGGAAAAAAACCTGCTCGTTTTGGATGAGGGAGTGATTGAGGGCCGAAGAGTTTTTGCGAACATCACAAAATACATCAAGATGGGCGCCAGCTCGAACTTCGGAAACATGTTCAGCGTACTCGGCGCGAGCATATTCCTGCCATTTCTCCCGATGGCGCCCATACAGGTTTTGAGCAACAATCTCCTTTATGATTTTTCGCAGACCACGATCCCTACCGATAACGTCGACGAAGAATATCTGGCGTCCCCGCGAAAATGGGACATCAGCAACATATTCAAATTCATGATCTTTATCGGACCAATCAGCTCCATTTTCGACTACGCCACCTATGGCATGATGTTGTTCGTCTTCAACGCCTGGACCAGTCCGTCGCTGTTCCAAACGGGGTGGTTCGTTGAATCTCTCCTGACACAAACACTGATCATCCACATCATTAGAACGGCCAGAATCCCATTTTTGCAGAGCCACGCGAGCCCCGCACTCATCGCAACGACCATCATCATTTGCGCAATCGGGATCGCGCTGCCATACACTTGGGTGGGCTCGGTGCTGGGGTTCACGCCGCTTCCCTCGCTCTACTGGCCACTGGTCGGCGCCATGCTGCTGACCTACGCGGTCCTCACGCATTTTGTGAAGGTCTGGTTCATACGAAGTTGGGGGCTTTGA
- a CDS encoding CsbD family protein, with protein sequence MDKENIKGAAQKIKGKIEEVAGKVVGDKDLELRGKADQLGGAVREAVGTARDVVKDAVKEASKP encoded by the coding sequence ATGGACAAAGAAAACATTAAGGGCGCCGCCCAAAAGATCAAAGGCAAGATCGAAGAGGTCGCTGGCAAGGTGGTCGGCGACAAGGATCTCGAGCTTCGTGGAAAAGCTGACCAGCTCGGCGGCGCGGTGCGCGAAGCGGTCGGAACCGCACGAGACGTGGTGAAGGACGCGGTCAAGGAAGCCAGCAAGCCCTGA
- a CDS encoding glycosyltransferase family 4 protein codes for MRIAQIAPLIESVPPRFYGGTERIVSYLTEDLVRMGHKVTLFASGDSLTAANLVPCVPVALRLDKQVHDTIPYYMLMLDHVRRQAHNFDILHFHVDFLPFPLFRSMARRTVTTLHGRQDLPDLPPFYSAFDDMPLVSISDAQRLPLPKVNFAATIHHGLPLDLHRPTLNPRGGYVAFLGRISPEKGPERAIHIARSMGIPIKIAAKVDKVDEAYFRECVAPLLNEPGVEFIGEINERQKTKFLGEALALLFPIDWPEPFGLAMIEAMACGTPVLAFRRGSVPEIIDEGVTGAIVDGMEQAASALPGVFGLNRRAVHQRFVERFSAASMAQNYLNLYRSMSMPAPAVLSGREGGVAPTRSVNSPGAVH; via the coding sequence ATGAGGATTGCCCAGATAGCGCCGCTCATAGAAAGCGTACCTCCCCGCTTTTATGGCGGCACGGAGCGGATTGTGTCGTATCTTACCGAAGATCTGGTTCGGATGGGACACAAGGTCACCCTATTCGCAAGTGGAGATTCTCTGACCGCCGCCAATCTCGTTCCTTGCGTACCTGTCGCGCTGCGTCTCGACAAGCAAGTCCACGACACGATTCCATACTATATGCTCATGCTCGATCATGTGCGGCGGCAGGCCCACAATTTTGATATCCTGCATTTTCACGTGGATTTTCTCCCCTTCCCCCTCTTCCGTTCGATGGCGAGACGCACGGTGACCACCTTGCATGGACGGCAGGATCTTCCCGATTTGCCTCCATTCTACAGCGCCTTCGACGACATGCCGTTGGTGTCGATTTCAGACGCGCAACGACTGCCGCTTCCAAAAGTAAACTTCGCCGCGACGATTCATCATGGGCTGCCGCTGGACTTGCACCGCCCAACCCTGAATCCGCGAGGCGGCTATGTGGCCTTCCTCGGGCGCATCTCGCCGGAAAAAGGTCCCGAGCGCGCAATTCACATTGCCCGATCCATGGGAATCCCGATCAAGATTGCGGCGAAGGTCGATAAGGTCGACGAAGCATATTTCCGCGAATGCGTTGCGCCCTTGCTTAATGAGCCAGGCGTCGAATTCATTGGCGAGATCAATGAGCGGCAAAAAACTAAATTTCTCGGCGAGGCGCTCGCCCTTCTGTTTCCGATCGACTGGCCTGAACCTTTCGGGCTTGCCATGATCGAGGCGATGGCTTGCGGCACGCCGGTGCTGGCGTTTAGACGCGGCTCGGTGCCTGAAATTATCGACGAAGGAGTCACGGGCGCGATCGTTGATGGGATGGAGCAGGCGGCCAGCGCTTTGCCCGGGGTGTTCGGCCTCAACCGCCGCGCTGTTCACCAGCGTTTCGTGGAACGCTTTTCAGCGGCTTCGATGGCGCAGAACTATCTGAACCTCTATCGTTCGATGTCGATGCCGGCTCCTGCGGTCCTCAGCGGTCGTGAAGGCGGCGTGGCCCCCACTAGAAGCGTCAATTCGCCGGGAGCCGTGCATTGA
- a CDS encoding GlcG/HbpS family heme-binding protein — protein sequence MHVTIEAAEAAIQAARKRAVELGTEMCIAIVDSGANLKAFYRMDAAWVGSIDIAIKKAKTAVFFGMPTGQIGELSQPGGSLFGIEHSNDGLITFPGGLPIVDEDGVLIGAIGVSGSTVKNDHAVAQAGVSVVGVSDLPAHPWRT from the coding sequence ATGCACGTCACAATCGAAGCAGCCGAAGCCGCTATCCAAGCTGCACGCAAGCGTGCCGTCGAACTTGGGACCGAAATGTGTATCGCGATTGTCGATTCGGGCGCGAACCTCAAGGCCTTTTATCGCATGGACGCTGCTTGGGTCGGTAGCATCGACATCGCCATCAAGAAAGCAAAGACCGCCGTATTTTTCGGCATGCCGACGGGCCAGATCGGCGAGCTGTCACAACCTGGTGGCTCTCTTTTTGGGATCGAACATTCTAACGACGGCCTAATCACTTTTCCCGGCGGCCTTCCAATCGTCGACGAGGACGGCGTATTGATAGGAGCCATCGGCGTGAGCGGCAGCACGGTCAAAAACGATCACGCGGTCGCGCAGGCCGGCGTCAGTGTCGTTGGGGTCAGCGACCTGCCGGCGCATCCTTGGCGAACCTGA
- a CDS encoding transglutaminase family protein, producing MISLSIHHRTVYRYGCPVSFGPHRLMLRPRESRDLRLISSHVTVAPAAVVTWAQDVFGNAVATSVFQTTADTLAIDSVAELELEATAWPVFDIAAEAIFFPFRYTDDEWTDLGALTIPQYADPEGRLRDWARAFVAGHPTDTLALLKDLSAGVSAWISYQSRDDEGVQSPTETLRRGWGSCRDFAVLFVEAARSLGFGARIVSGYLFNPDLKMLGSTDEGSTHAWAEVYVPGAGWITFDPTNRGVGGSNLIPVAVARSIWQAMPVRGSFSGAPEAFLGMSVQVFVTSQKGAA from the coding sequence TTGATTAGCCTCAGCATTCACCACAGAACAGTCTACCGCTACGGTTGTCCAGTCAGCTTCGGACCGCACCGCTTGATGCTTCGGCCGCGCGAAAGCCGAGATCTTCGGCTGATTTCCAGTCATGTCACGGTGGCTCCCGCTGCAGTCGTGACTTGGGCGCAGGATGTTTTCGGCAACGCCGTTGCTACGTCCGTCTTTCAAACCACGGCCGATACTCTCGCGATCGACAGCGTCGCGGAGCTCGAGCTCGAAGCCACCGCTTGGCCGGTCTTCGACATCGCCGCCGAAGCCATTTTCTTTCCGTTCCGCTACACGGACGATGAGTGGACCGACCTCGGCGCCCTAACGATCCCACAATACGCGGACCCTGAGGGACGGTTGCGAGACTGGGCGAGAGCCTTTGTGGCCGGACATCCGACGGACACCCTCGCTCTGCTCAAAGATCTCAGCGCTGGCGTCTCGGCATGGATCAGCTATCAGAGTCGGGACGACGAAGGTGTTCAGTCGCCAACCGAAACTCTGCGACGAGGCTGGGGATCCTGCAGGGATTTTGCCGTCCTTTTCGTCGAAGCGGCGCGTAGCCTCGGATTTGGGGCGCGGATCGTCTCCGGTTATCTCTTTAACCCCGATCTGAAGATGCTCGGGTCGACGGACGAGGGATCCACCCATGCATGGGCGGAGGTTTACGTGCCCGGCGCAGGGTGGATCACTTTCGATCCAACCAACCGCGGCGTTGGCGGCTCCAATCTGATCCCCGTCGCCGTCGCACGCAGCATCTGGCAGGCAATGCCGGTAAGAGGGAGCTTCTCGGGAGCGCCTGAGGCATTCTTGGGAATGTCAGTGCAGGTTTTCGTGACGTCACAGAAAGGCGCGGCTTAA
- the groL gene encoding chaperonin GroEL (60 kDa chaperone family; promotes refolding of misfolded polypeptides especially under stressful conditions; forms two stacked rings of heptamers to form a barrel-shaped 14mer; ends can be capped by GroES; misfolded proteins enter the barrel where they are refolded when GroES binds) has protein sequence MAAKDVRFSTDARDRILRGVEILNNAVKVTLGPKGRNVVIEKSYGAPRITKDGVTVAKEIELADKFENLGAQLVREVASKQHDAAGDGTTTATVIAAAIAREGAKAVAAGLNPMDLKRGIDLAVETVVVDLAKNSKKVTSNDEIAQVGRISANGDEFIGREIAKAMEKVGNEGVITVEEAKSLETETEIVEGMQFDRGYLSPYFITNTEKMVAELDDPYVLIHEKKLSSLQALLPILEAVVQTGKPLLIVAEDIEGEALATLVVNKLRGGLKIAAVKAPGFGDRRKAMLEDIAIVTGGELIAEDLGVKLENVTLVQLGRAKRVRIDKETTTIIDGSGEKKDIQARIGQLKSQIEETTSDYDREKLQERLAKLAGGVAVIRVGGATEVEVKEKKDRVDDALNATRAAVQEGVSPGGGVALLRAIASLDGVKVANSDQKTGIEIVRKAIQAPARQIVENAGGDGPVVVGKLLDSKEYSYGYDAQTGQFGDLMKLGIIDPTKVVRTALQDAASIAGLIVTTEATITEHPKKDAQAMPGGGGMGGMGGMDF, from the coding sequence ATGGCCGCCAAAGACGTTCGTTTCTCCACCGACGCGCGCGACCGCATTCTGCGCGGCGTCGAAATCCTCAACAACGCCGTGAAGGTCACATTAGGCCCCAAGGGTCGCAACGTCGTGATCGAGAAATCCTATGGCGCGCCGCGCATCACCAAGGACGGCGTGACCGTCGCCAAGGAGATCGAGCTCGCCGACAAGTTCGAAAATCTCGGCGCCCAACTGGTGCGCGAAGTCGCCTCCAAGCAACATGACGCCGCTGGCGACGGCACCACCACCGCCACCGTCATCGCGGCGGCGATCGCCCGCGAAGGCGCAAAAGCCGTTGCCGCCGGCCTTAATCCGATGGACCTCAAGCGAGGCATCGACCTGGCAGTGGAGACGGTCGTCGTCGATCTCGCCAAGAACTCGAAGAAGGTCACCTCGAACGACGAAATCGCCCAGGTTGGGAGAATTTCGGCCAATGGCGACGAATTCATCGGCCGGGAAATCGCCAAGGCGATGGAGAAGGTCGGCAATGAGGGCGTGATCACGGTCGAGGAAGCCAAGAGCCTCGAGACCGAGACCGAAATCGTCGAAGGCATGCAATTCGATCGCGGCTATCTTTCGCCCTACTTCATCACCAACACCGAGAAGATGGTCGCCGAACTCGACGATCCCTACGTTCTGATCCACGAAAAGAAGCTTTCGTCGTTGCAGGCGCTGCTGCCGATCCTCGAAGCCGTCGTGCAGACCGGCAAGCCGTTGCTAATCGTCGCCGAGGACATCGAGGGCGAGGCGTTGGCGACGCTCGTGGTCAACAAGCTGCGTGGGGGGTTGAAGATCGCCGCCGTCAAGGCGCCGGGCTTCGGCGACCGCCGCAAGGCCATGCTCGAGGACATCGCCATCGTCACCGGCGGCGAACTGATCGCCGAAGACCTTGGCGTCAAGCTCGAAAACGTGACGCTGGTCCAGTTGGGTCGCGCAAAGCGCGTGCGCATCGACAAGGAGACCACCACGATCATCGACGGGTCGGGCGAGAAGAAGGACATTCAGGCGCGCATCGGCCAGCTCAAGAGCCAGATTGAGGAAACCACCTCAGACTATGATCGCGAAAAGCTGCAGGAGCGTCTGGCCAAGCTCGCAGGCGGCGTCGCGGTGATCCGCGTCGGCGGCGCGACTGAAGTCGAGGTTAAGGAGAAGAAGGATCGCGTCGACGACGCGCTCAACGCCACCCGTGCGGCGGTCCAAGAAGGCGTTTCTCCGGGCGGCGGAGTGGCGCTACTGCGCGCCATCGCCTCGCTCGACGGCGTCAAGGTCGCTAATTCCGACCAGAAGACCGGCATCGAGATCGTGCGCAAGGCGATCCAGGCGCCAGCGCGGCAGATCGTCGAGAACGCCGGCGGCGACGGCCCGGTCGTCGTGGGCAAGCTGCTCGATTCGAAGGAATACAGCTACGGCTACGACGCGCAGACCGGCCAATTCGGCGATCTCATGAAGCTCGGCATCATCGACCCGACCAAGGTCGTGCGCACCGCGCTTCAGGATGCGGCGTCGATCGCCGGCCTGATCGTCACCACCGAGGCGACGATCACTGAGCACCCGAAGAAGGATGCGCAGGCAATGCCCGGCGGCGGCGGAATGGGCGGTATGGGCGGCATGGATTTCTAG
- a CDS encoding amylo-alpha-1,6-glucosidase — translation MRVLAASSTIKSVDRVPETDFYIPATGPMRLRRNLKHDDTFAVVDSHGDIGASAGGTDGIFHLDTRYLSRFEFLLDDTELLLLGSNVRDDNSVLTVDLTNPDIYVDEQLVLQRDVLHISRTVFLWRDAAYQRFHIHNHGGEKVSFRLSFTFSNDFADIFEVRGIRRERRGLATARVTDRNNVVLSYNGLDDKSRSSELTFDPPPTELTSSAASYTINMEPQGRYSLFVAVTCDGSGGTRAASFFRGLISAARASKDVSANTATVETSNDLFNRTLCRSMADLRMLITETEQGPYPYAGIPWYSTTFGRDGIITAIQMLWCDPGIARGVLKRLAAYQAKSFDPISDAEPGKILHEMRSGEMAMLREVPFGLYYGSVDSTPLFVVLAGLYFERTGDRATILELWPQIEAALAWMDGPGDVDCDGFIEYHRQTDQGLANQGWKDSHDAVFHADGELAKGPIALAEVQGYVFMAKRLAARAARRLGSEALADRLDTQATELAVRFEAAFWCPEIGAYAFALDGEKRQCKVRTSNAGQVLFTGVASREHAFAVADTLMRPELFSGWGIRTVSREERRYNPMSYHNGSVWPHDNALIALGFARYGLKRPINRVFKGLFEAATYMDISRLPELFCGFRRRRGRGPTLYPVACAPQAWAAATPFALLQASLGLSFNPKQNEIRLINPHLPSFLDEVIIRELRLGNSSLNLAIVRHGEQVSMRVLRREGQLRVSAIHT, via the coding sequence TTGAGAGTGCTCGCGGCATCCTCGACGATCAAGTCCGTGGATCGGGTCCCGGAAACCGACTTTTACATTCCCGCCACTGGGCCGATGCGACTAAGGCGCAATTTGAAGCATGATGACACTTTTGCCGTAGTTGACAGTCATGGCGACATCGGCGCCAGCGCCGGCGGGACTGATGGAATTTTTCACCTCGATACGCGATATCTTTCGCGCTTTGAATTCCTGCTCGACGACACGGAGTTGCTTCTCCTTGGTTCAAATGTGCGTGACGACAATTCGGTCCTCACCGTGGATTTGACGAATCCAGATATTTACGTCGATGAGCAGCTTGTTCTGCAAAGGGATGTCCTCCACATCTCGCGCACGGTATTTTTGTGGCGCGACGCCGCCTATCAGCGCTTCCACATTCACAATCACGGTGGCGAGAAAGTCTCGTTTCGACTGTCGTTCACCTTCAGCAACGATTTCGCCGACATTTTCGAAGTGCGCGGTATTCGACGCGAGCGGCGCGGTCTGGCCACGGCCCGCGTCACGGATCGAAATAACGTTGTGCTGAGCTACAACGGGCTCGACGATAAATCGCGCAGCAGCGAGCTCACATTTGATCCTCCCCCCACTGAGCTCACCTCCAGCGCCGCATCCTATACGATCAACATGGAGCCCCAGGGACGGTATTCGCTCTTCGTGGCCGTAACCTGCGATGGGTCAGGTGGAACGCGTGCTGCTTCTTTCTTCAGGGGGCTGATTTCGGCGGCTCGCGCATCGAAGGACGTGAGCGCAAATACGGCCACTGTGGAAACCTCTAACGACCTGTTCAATCGGACCTTATGCCGGTCGATGGCCGATTTGCGAATGCTGATAACAGAAACTGAGCAGGGGCCTTATCCTTATGCCGGTATACCGTGGTATTCAACGACCTTTGGCCGTGACGGAATCATCACCGCAATTCAGATGCTGTGGTGTGATCCCGGTATTGCTCGTGGCGTGCTGAAGCGGCTCGCGGCCTATCAGGCGAAGAGCTTCGACCCGATCAGCGACGCGGAGCCGGGGAAAATCCTGCACGAAATGCGGTCGGGCGAAATGGCCATGCTCCGCGAGGTGCCGTTTGGATTGTATTATGGAAGTGTCGATTCGACACCGCTTTTTGTCGTGCTCGCCGGGCTCTATTTCGAGCGCACGGGTGACAGGGCTACGATCTTGGAATTATGGCCGCAAATTGAAGCTGCTCTGGCGTGGATGGATGGACCGGGCGACGTCGATTGCGACGGGTTTATTGAATATCATCGTCAAACCGATCAGGGGCTCGCCAATCAGGGTTGGAAGGACTCCCATGACGCCGTCTTCCATGCCGACGGGGAATTGGCAAAGGGGCCCATCGCGCTCGCCGAAGTGCAGGGCTATGTATTCATGGCCAAGCGCCTTGCCGCGCGCGCAGCGCGTCGGCTAGGAAGTGAGGCGCTCGCGGATCGTCTCGATACACAAGCGACAGAGCTTGCCGTGCGATTCGAGGCGGCTTTCTGGTGCCCGGAAATCGGCGCCTACGCATTTGCCCTCGACGGAGAGAAGAGACAATGCAAAGTCCGCACTTCGAACGCCGGCCAGGTTCTTTTTACGGGCGTCGCCTCACGCGAGCACGCTTTCGCGGTCGCCGACACGCTCATGCGACCGGAACTCTTTTCCGGGTGGGGAATTCGCACGGTGTCGCGGGAAGAGCGGCGCTACAATCCCATGTCCTATCACAACGGTTCGGTCTGGCCGCATGACAACGCCCTGATCGCGCTGGGCTTCGCACGCTACGGCCTCAAGCGCCCGATCAACAGGGTTTTCAAGGGCTTGTTTGAAGCGGCGACATATATGGACATTAGCCGCCTGCCCGAACTGTTTTGCGGCTTCCGGCGCCGGCGTGGGCGCGGTCCGACGCTCTATCCTGTCGCTTGCGCGCCGCAAGCTTGGGCCGCGGCCACACCCTTCGCTCTGCTTCAGGCGTCGCTTGGGCTCAGCTTCAATCCCAAGCAAAATGAAATTCGGCTGATCAATCCGCACCTCCCCTCGTTTCTCGACGAAGTGATCATACGTGAGCTTCGTCTCGGAAACTCAAGCCTCAACCTCGCCATCGTTCGTCACGGCGAGCAGGTTTCCATGCGGGTGCTGCGACGAGAAGGACAGCTCCGGGTCAGCGCCATTCACACATAG